Proteins from a single region of Verrucomicrobiales bacterium:
- a CDS encoding MBL fold metallo-hydrolase: MIRPLQSDEQLLADIQSVPADSPHLHYWWLGQSGFLVKWKDRFLLLDPYLSDSLTLKYASTDKPHVRMTERVIAPERLTFVNWVTSSHNHTDHLDRETLLGIRNASPDVRLVLPEANRAFATERLGTPADWPIGLTAGASFGDDVFRFHGIPSAHNTLETDELGRHRFMGFVIEAGPWRLYHSGDTLRYPGMEQWLTPWKVDLAFLPINGDRPERRVAGNLDGREAAELARDIGARCVVPCHYELFEFNTASPDLFVATCQAIGQPFQVLRAGEQGRLHAQGK; encoded by the coding sequence ATGATCCGTCCGCTCCAATCCGATGAACAGTTGCTCGCCGATATCCAGAGCGTCCCGGCGGATTCCCCTCACCTGCACTATTGGTGGCTCGGCCAAAGCGGGTTTCTAGTCAAATGGAAAGACCGATTCCTGCTGCTGGATCCCTATCTTTCCGATTCGCTGACGCTCAAATACGCCTCCACGGACAAGCCGCACGTTCGAATGACCGAACGAGTGATCGCCCCCGAGCGACTCACCTTTGTCAACTGGGTTACCTCCAGCCATAACCACACGGATCACCTGGACCGGGAAACCTTGCTCGGCATTCGAAACGCCAGCCCGGACGTCCGACTCGTGTTGCCCGAGGCGAATCGAGCTTTCGCGACCGAGCGACTCGGCACTCCGGCCGATTGGCCCATAGGCCTGACGGCGGGCGCCTCGTTCGGCGACGATGTTTTCCGGTTTCATGGCATTCCCTCCGCCCACAACACCCTGGAGACCGACGAGCTCGGTCGGCATCGCTTCATGGGTTTTGTGATCGAGGCCGGACCCTGGCGACTCTACCACTCCGGAGACACACTGCGGTATCCCGGAATGGAACAGTGGCTGACCCCTTGGAAGGTGGACCTCGCGTTTCTCCCCATCAATGGAGATCGGCCGGAGCGGAGAGTCGCCGGCAATCTGGATGGTCGCGAAGCCGCCGAGCTCGCGCGAGACATCGGCGCACGCTGCGTGGTGCCCTGCCACTACGAACTGTTCGAATTCAACACCGCGTCACCCGACCTGTTCGTAGCCACGTGCCAAGCCATCGGTCAGCCATTCCAAGTCCTGCGAGCCGGAGAACAGGGAAGACTCCACGCACAGGGGAAGTAG